Proteins from one Chaetodon auriga isolate fChaAug3 chromosome 19, fChaAug3.hap1, whole genome shotgun sequence genomic window:
- the LOC143338091 gene encoding alpha-2B adrenergic receptor — MAAAADPSCLSELGGLPNRNVSLISSTRPCNRSTVRTSPYTPQATAAFAIAITFMMIVTIVGNILVIIAVLTSRSLKGAQNLFLVSLAAADILVATLIIPFSLANELQGYWAFSSIWCEIYLALDVLFCTSSIVHLCAIALDRYLSISRPVSYGAKRTPSRIKAAIIVVWLISAVISFPPLLTLDKSEGGEEVCELNNERWYILYSTIGSFFAPCVIMILVYVRIYQIAKQHTRCPPGQKQKAVVTGEPRKVSEQAQQNADRGGTTAGEQEKAPTRTSGSDSTPSSLQNPPGNPTSHDTLHYPPNSSTTSVPKSTSSPTIPQRETQILSTVPHKEPQTRRDKEGETLPDNTSSSDSDGELEAGEEGVLRADGKEKTNKTNKQTLGLSQSKGFKVQVLNLTCKYKNTMATSSGTKMVPEDIPKIQGTPISRRKAMVNREKRFTFVLAVVMGVFVICWFPFFFSYSLQAVCPETCSIPNPLFKFFFWIGYCNSCLNPVIYTIFNNDFRKAFKRILCRDTKGTFF, encoded by the coding sequence ATGGCCGCTGCTGCAGATCCGTCCTGCCTGTCGGAGCTCGGCGGACTCCCCAACAGGAACGTCAGCCTCATCTCCAGCACGCGTCCCTGCAACCGGAGCACCGTCAGGACCTCGCCTTACACCCCGCAAGCCACCGCAGCTTTTGCCATCGCCATCACCTTCATGATGATCGTGACCATTGTCGGGAACATCCTGGTCATCATCGCCGTCCTGACGTCGCGATCCCTCAAGGGCGCTCAGAACCTCTTCCTGGTGTCACTGGCTGCCGCAGATATTTTAGTGGCCACGCTTATTATTCCCTTCTCGTTGGCTAACGAGCTGCAGGGCTACTGGGCGTTTAGCTCCATTTGGTGTGAAATCTACTTGGCGCTGGATGTTctcttctgcacctcctccattGTGCACCTGTGCGCAATAGCACTGGACCGCTACCTGTCGATCTCTCGGCCCGTGTCCTACGGCGCCAAACGTACTCCCTCACGCATCAAGGCGGCCATTATCGTCGTGTGGCTGATCTCTGCGGTcatctctttccctcctcttctcacccTGGACAAGAGCGAAGGCGGTGAGGAGGTGTGTGAACTGAACAACGAGCGCTGGTATATTCTCTACTCCACCATTGGCTCGTTCTTCGCCCCCTGTGTCATCATGATTCTGGTCTATGTGAGAATTTATCAGATCGCCAAGCAGCATACTCGCTGCCCGCCTGGACAGAAGCAGAAAGCGGTGGTGACCGGTGAGCCTCGGAAGGTGTCCGAGCAGGCGCAACAGAACGCAGATCGAGGAGGTACGACTGCAGGCGAACAAGAAAAAGCCCCGACCAGGACATCTGGCTCGGATTCAACCCCGTCATCGCTTCAAAACCCGCCTGGGAATCCCACGAGCCACGACACTCTGCACTACCCGCCCAACTCAAGCACCACTTCAGTCCCAAaatccacctcctcccccacaATCCCCCAACGGGAAACCCAGATCCTCTCAACTGTTCCCCACAAGGAGCCCCAGACACGTCGTGACAAAGAGGGTGAAACGCTTCCCGACAACACCTCCAGCTCTGACTCTGACGGCGAGCTGGAGGCGGGTGAGGAGGGAGTCCTCAGAGCTGACGGCAAAGAAAAGACCAACAAGACCAACAAGCAGACTTTGGGACTGTCCCAAAGCAAAGGCTTTAAAGTTCAGGTACTAAACCTGACctgcaaatacaaaaacaccATGGCCACATCGTCCGGCACCAAAATGGTACCCGAGGACATCCCTAAAATTCAGGGGACGCCCATTTCCCGCCGCAAGGCCATGGTGAACAGGGAGAAGAGGTTCACCTTCGTGCTGGCTGTGGTGATGGGAGTGTTTGTGATCTGCTGgttccctttcttcttctcttattCCCTTCAGGCGGTGTGTCCTGAGACCTGCAGCATCCCCAACCCCTTGTTTAAATTCTTCTTTTGGATTGGCTACTGCAATTCGTGCCTGAACCCGGTCATATACACCATCTTCAACAACGATTTCAGGAAGGCCTTCAAGAGGATACTGTGCCGGGACACAAAGGGCACGTTCTTCTAG